One Candidatus Methylomirabilota bacterium genomic window carries:
- a CDS encoding YraN family protein gives MDQRRSVGQAAEEAAARCLERAGLTVVARNVRLPEGEIDLVCRQRDLVVFVEVKCRRADWGETPAAAVSWRKQRRLVRLAQHYLKWRRLETARCRFDVVAVTLDAEGGSQVRHIPGAFDASGIA, from the coding sequence GTGGATCAGCGGCGATCGGTCGGCCAAGCGGCGGAAGAGGCGGCCGCGCGGTGCCTCGAGCGCGCCGGGCTGACGGTCGTCGCGCGAAACGTGCGACTGCCCGAGGGCGAGATCGATCTCGTCTGCCGCCAGCGCGACCTGGTCGTCTTCGTGGAGGTGAAGTGCCGCCGCGCCGATTGGGGAGAGACGCCGGCCGCGGCCGTCTCCTGGCGCAAGCAGCGACGGCTCGTGCGCCTGGCCCAGCACTACCTGAAATGGAGGCGCCTGGAGACCGCGCGCTGCCGCTTCGACGTCGTCGCCGTCACGCTCGACGCCGAGGGAGGCAGCCAGGTCCGGCACATCCCGGGGGCGTTCGACGCCTCTGGGATCGCTTGA